The Solibacillus daqui genome has a segment encoding these proteins:
- a CDS encoding ATP-binding protein encodes MSNSFPLLEKNIRNQFLKMLVTLVIIFSVIMIIFVLYIKSTNDRLKVEIESVSGKAQIVDGLAESYNGIIFRARGYYAFKNPQELELMHENIAAFENYLNQFSKLPLTDEEKELYKDLVEFNENYQAVILPNALSYVDADDYESLRKLSSDGANDLINQFISYTKMYDTNTKENLNNLYSTAVDKAQQFTLISILLGALIVLFVAIIMRRVLFNLIQPIEQLTNATNELASGRFIDLGDLVKKEDELGILANSFYKMTLSIQEKEEVLTTQNEELVAQQDELQGNQEQLQRSLDQLQKYNELNHVLTFTLDKEHLLKNLHNYLTDIYNFDTSILYFIEGHVYVSKGLSEQTAEQLVSNLNIDKQSRLKEEKSFVITREIPVNAQEIAQNHYFCYDLYSSIFNSEGHLVAVLMATREGYPFTKQELVELNGLMNRVSIAFERIHMYEEVERSRQLNQNIIDTVNEGIQLVSVSGEVVLNNKALSTIIGSNNDENDSQHVSLKHFQEICDQPDELALFFTKSIVEDFTDTRTFRYSISQNTQLFIEVYATSVYKNDEKMGTMFVHRDITKEYEIDQMKSELVSTVSHELRTPLSSVLGFTELLLAKEVKPERQKKYIETIHKEAVRLTNLINDFLDLQRMESGRQQYTMQQLSVDELAIDIVNRFRHEQKHHVHLIDKAKYVNILGDQERLVQLFINLIGNAIKFSPAGGDVTITLENINHMLQVSIKDQGIGIPKLEIPKLFQKFKRIDNTSRRKIGGTGLGLSISREIIKKHGGDIWIESEEGNGTTVIFNLPLNQKNTLNTSFEENDFDIQTGLNVMIIEDDLSLALLLSEELKSKGFTVIYHDNPKRAFEEALQTPLVAIIIDLMLGDDINGWDLIAQLKERDETKNIPILISSALDETREYVDKYKVDKYFTKPYPPEKLSKALVTILSQSSEIS; translated from the coding sequence ATGTCTAATTCTTTTCCATTGCTTGAAAAAAATATTCGCAATCAATTTCTTAAAATGCTCGTTACTTTAGTAATCATTTTTTCTGTCATTATGATTATTTTTGTTCTTTATATAAAATCAACAAATGATAGATTAAAAGTAGAAATTGAATCAGTTAGTGGAAAAGCACAAATTGTCGATGGCTTAGCCGAATCATATAACGGAATTATATTTAGAGCTAGAGGGTATTATGCGTTTAAAAATCCACAAGAACTTGAATTAATGCACGAAAATATAGCGGCATTTGAAAACTATTTAAATCAATTTTCAAAGCTTCCTCTAACTGATGAGGAAAAAGAATTATATAAAGATTTAGTAGAATTTAATGAAAATTATCAAGCCGTTATTCTTCCGAATGCATTAAGTTATGTAGATGCAGATGACTATGAATCTTTACGAAAATTATCAAGCGATGGTGCAAATGATCTCATTAATCAATTTATCTCCTATACGAAAATGTATGATACTAATACAAAAGAAAATTTAAACAATCTGTATTCAACAGCTGTAGATAAAGCACAACAATTTACGTTAATCTCGATTTTATTAGGCGCACTCATTGTATTATTTGTCGCCATTATTATGCGTAGAGTGCTCTTCAATTTGATTCAACCAATTGAACAGTTAACAAATGCAACAAATGAATTGGCTTCTGGGCGATTTATTGATCTTGGGGATCTTGTAAAAAAAGAGGACGAGCTCGGGATATTAGCAAATTCGTTTTATAAAATGACCCTCTCGATTCAAGAAAAAGAAGAGGTACTCACTACTCAAAATGAAGAGTTAGTCGCACAACAAGATGAACTACAAGGAAATCAAGAGCAATTACAGCGATCACTCGATCAATTGCAAAAGTATAACGAACTGAATCACGTTTTAACATTCACATTGGATAAAGAGCATCTATTAAAAAACTTGCATAACTATTTAACAGATATTTATAACTTTGATACAAGTATTTTATATTTTATCGAAGGCCATGTTTATGTTTCTAAAGGATTATCAGAGCAAACAGCCGAACAGCTTGTTAGCAATTTAAATATTGATAAACAATCCCGATTAAAAGAAGAAAAATCCTTTGTCATCACACGAGAAATTCCAGTAAATGCACAAGAAATTGCACAAAATCACTATTTTTGCTATGACCTTTACTCTTCTATTTTTAATTCAGAGGGGCATCTTGTAGCTGTCTTAATGGCAACACGCGAAGGATATCCATTTACTAAGCAAGAACTTGTAGAATTAAATGGCTTAATGAATCGAGTGTCCATTGCTTTCGAACGTATCCATATGTATGAAGAAGTTGAACGTTCAAGACAGCTAAACCAAAATATTATTGATACGGTAAACGAAGGGATACAACTCGTTTCAGTTTCAGGTGAAGTTGTATTAAATAATAAAGCATTGTCTACAATTATCGGTTCGAACAATGACGAAAATGATTCCCAGCATGTGTCGTTGAAGCATTTCCAAGAAATTTGTGACCAACCTGATGAATTAGCGCTGTTTTTCACAAAGTCCATTGTCGAAGATTTTACCGATACACGAACTTTCCGTTATTCGATTTCACAAAATACACAGCTATTTATTGAGGTATACGCAACGAGTGTTTATAAAAATGATGAAAAGATGGGCACAATGTTCGTTCATCGCGATATTACAAAAGAATACGAAATCGATCAAATGAAATCCGAATTAGTAAGCACTGTCAGCCATGAGTTGCGCACGCCATTATCTAGTGTTCTTGGGTTTACAGAGCTTTTATTAGCAAAAGAAGTAAAACCAGAGCGACAAAAAAAATATATCGAAACGATTCATAAAGAAGCGGTTCGCCTAACAAATTTAATTAACGATTTCTTAGATTTACAAAGAATGGAATCTGGTAGGCAACAATATACGATGCAGCAACTGTCGGTAGATGAATTGGCGATAGACATCGTTAACCGTTTCCGTCACGAGCAAAAGCATCACGTCCATTTAATTGACAAGGCTAAATATGTCAATATTCTTGGCGATCAAGAAAGACTTGTACAATTATTTATTAACTTGATAGGTAATGCTATCAAATTCTCTCCTGCTGGTGGAGATGTAACAATTACACTTGAAAATATCAATCATATGCTACAAGTTAGCATTAAAGATCAAGGCATAGGAATACCTAAACTCGAAATTCCAAAACTGTTCCAAAAATTTAAACGAATTGACAATACGTCCAGACGAAAAATCGGTGGAACCGGGTTAGGACTATCTATTAGTAGAGAAATTATAAAAAAACATGGCGGGGACATTTGGATAGAATCAGAAGAAGGTAATGGTACTACCGTAATCTTTAACTTACCGCTCAATCAAAAAAACACTTTAAATACTAGCTTTGAAGAAAATGACTTTGATATTCAAACCGGTTTAAATGTTATGATAATCGAAGACGATTTAAGTTTAGCCTTACTTTTATCAGAAGAATTAAAAAGTAAAGGATTCACGGTTATTTACCACGATAATCCTAAAAGAGCCTTTGAAGAAGCCCTTCAAACACCACTTGTCGCAATCATCATTGACCTAATGCTTGGAGATGACATTAATGGTTGGGACTTAATCGCTCAACTAAAAGAACGAGACGAAACAAAAAATATCCCGATCCTTATTTCATCTGCATTAGATGAAACTAGAGAATATGTTGATAAATATAAAGTAGATAAGTACTTTACAAAACCATATCCTCCTGAAAAACTTTCTAAAGCGCTTGTAACCATATTAAGTCAAAGTAGTGAAATAAGTTAA
- a CDS encoding MFS transporter, with protein MTEEKTLQNATWKRDITLFLSSQTISLFGSSLVQYAMMWYITLSTQSGMMMTIYIICGFIPTFILSPVAGVWADRFNRKKLIVYADGMIAVSTLILAILFLMGYQSIWLLFVMAAIRALGTGIQTPAVGAILPQIVPEEHLMRINGINGSIQAITMFVSPMVSAALLSLTTMEVIFFVDVITAAIAIIVLVTLLKIPLHKKAASNEQVGYLQDFKLGIDYIRKHPFLKSFFVFFALLFVMMAPAAFLTPLQVTRTFGDDIWRLTAIEIAFSVGMMIGGAVIATWGGFKNRVYTMMLAGVVMGICTILLGVLPIFTLYLIAMGIFGMSMPIFNTPTMTIIQEKVDPDYLGRVFGVFGMISTSMMPLGMLVFGPLADVVSVEQLLIWTGVAMFVVTVCIKLSKALIEAGKPSIKTE; from the coding sequence GTGACTGAAGAAAAAACGTTGCAAAATGCAACTTGGAAACGTGATATTACATTATTTTTAAGTAGCCAAACGATTTCACTGTTTGGTTCTTCGCTTGTGCAATATGCAATGATGTGGTATATCACGCTGTCGACGCAATCCGGTATGATGATGACGATTTACATTATTTGTGGTTTTATCCCGACATTTATACTTTCACCTGTAGCGGGAGTATGGGCGGATCGCTTTAATCGCAAAAAGTTGATTGTTTATGCGGATGGAATGATTGCTGTATCGACACTTATTTTAGCGATATTATTTTTAATGGGTTATCAATCGATTTGGTTATTATTCGTCATGGCAGCGATACGGGCACTTGGCACGGGTATTCAAACACCTGCTGTAGGTGCAATTTTGCCGCAAATCGTACCGGAAGAACATTTGATGCGAATCAATGGCATTAATGGTTCGATTCAAGCGATTACCATGTTTGTTTCGCCAATGGTTAGTGCGGCGTTGTTATCTCTAACAACAATGGAAGTGATATTCTTTGTTGACGTAATTACGGCTGCAATTGCGATTATTGTGTTGGTAACATTATTGAAAATTCCTTTGCATAAAAAGGCGGCGAGTAATGAGCAAGTTGGTTATTTGCAAGACTTTAAGTTAGGGATTGACTATATTCGAAAGCATCCATTTTTAAAAAGCTTCTTCGTGTTCTTTGCGCTGTTATTTGTCATGATGGCACCCGCAGCGTTTTTAACCCCACTGCAAGTGACGCGAACGTTTGGTGACGATATTTGGCGTTTAACGGCTATTGAAATTGCCTTTTCGGTCGGGATGATGATTGGTGGAGCGGTTATTGCGACATGGGGAGGATTTAAAAATCGTGTGTATACAATGATGTTAGCTGGAGTTGTCATGGGTATATGTACGATTTTGTTAGGTGTGTTACCGATCTTTACGTTGTACTTAATTGCAATGGGAATATTTGGTATGTCAATGCCGATTTTCAACACACCAACGATGACTATTATACAGGAAAAAGTTGATCCTGATTATTTAGGCCGTGTATTTGGTGTGTTTGGAATGATTTCAACGTCAATGATGCCATTGGGAATGTTAGTATTTGGGCCTTTAGCGGATGTTGTTTCTGTTGAGCAACTACTAATTTGGACAGGTGTGGCAATGTTCGTTGTCACAGTTTGTATTAAATTAAGCAAGGCGTTAATTGAAGCTGGGAAACCATCGATTAAAACAGAGTAA
- a CDS encoding ATP-binding protein → MKRSSWNFRFFKYNMILAIIIIFIVLISAYYVLGQIVEKEIGERAVNVAEVTALHPVVIEGLKKDTTSPEIQEVAKQIQKSAEAEYVVIGDENEIRYAHPVKERIGQRMVGDDNEEALIHGRSYMSIAEGTLGEALRGKAPVFDENRNIIGVVSVGYLYEDIFSMNINYTKNLLLVLAIAIVLSVLLSSYLANKLKKQLLNYEPQEIVKILSERNVILETIREAIIMVDRNGIITLSNQAANDILTSNNSVIGENIKQVLPNTQLLRVMETGKEQLNRVMTINGTKTLVNRIPLVNNGEVSGVVASFRPFEEIDLVANELSQVKQFIESLRAQTHEYNNFLYTISGLIQLNEYEEALYLIHSERLGNHALIAFINEHIKDMFINGLIIGFYNRAKELKVTLVLDEDSSCGKLGHLMEKHMFISILGNLMTNAFEAVEHLEEEERIIRIYIYESEKEVICEIEDSGEGIREDQMKEIFKLKSSTKDKDTRGYGLHIVQDNLKALNGTIAIEKGDLGGALFIVSIPKEG, encoded by the coding sequence ATGAAAAGAAGCTCGTGGAATTTTCGTTTTTTTAAATACAATATGATTTTGGCCATTATTATTATTTTTATCGTGCTAATTTCGGCTTATTATGTGTTAGGTCAAATCGTTGAAAAGGAGATAGGTGAGCGCGCTGTAAATGTAGCAGAGGTTACTGCACTTCATCCTGTAGTGATTGAAGGGCTGAAAAAAGATACGACATCACCTGAAATTCAAGAAGTCGCCAAACAGATTCAAAAAAGCGCGGAGGCCGAATATGTTGTAATCGGTGATGAAAACGAAATTCGCTATGCACACCCTGTGAAAGAGAGAATTGGTCAACGAATGGTAGGGGATGATAACGAAGAGGCGTTAATTCATGGACGATCCTATATGTCGATTGCAGAAGGGACTTTAGGTGAAGCGCTTCGAGGGAAGGCTCCTGTTTTCGATGAAAATCGCAATATCATTGGTGTCGTGTCAGTTGGATATTTATATGAGGATATTTTTTCAATGAATATTAATTATACGAAAAATTTATTGCTTGTTTTGGCAATAGCAATCGTATTATCGGTTCTCTTATCTAGCTATTTGGCAAATAAATTAAAAAAACAACTACTCAATTACGAGCCACAGGAAATCGTCAAAATTTTATCAGAACGAAATGTGATTTTAGAAACAATTCGTGAAGCGATAATCATGGTAGATCGTAACGGCATCATTACATTAAGTAACCAAGCCGCAAATGATATTTTAACTAGTAATAATTCGGTAATTGGTGAAAATATAAAACAAGTACTACCAAATACGCAATTACTACGTGTTATGGAAACAGGTAAAGAGCAGCTAAATCGTGTGATGACCATTAATGGAACAAAAACGTTGGTAAACCGCATACCACTTGTAAATAATGGGGAGGTTTCTGGCGTGGTAGCAAGCTTTAGACCGTTTGAAGAGATTGATTTAGTCGCAAATGAATTATCCCAAGTTAAGCAATTTATTGAATCGCTTCGAGCACAAACTCATGAATATAATAACTTTTTGTACACAATATCGGGGTTGATTCAATTAAATGAATATGAGGAAGCATTGTATTTGATTCATTCGGAGCGTCTAGGGAATCATGCATTAATTGCGTTTATTAATGAGCATATTAAAGATATGTTTATTAATGGTTTAATAATAGGATTTTATAATCGGGCGAAAGAGTTGAAGGTTACACTTGTGTTAGATGAGGATAGTAGTTGTGGGAAGCTCGGTCATCTCATGGAGAAGCATATGTTTATCTCGATATTGGGGAATTTAATGACAAATGCATTTGAGGCAGTAGAACATTTGGAAGAAGAAGAGCGAATCATCCGCATTTATATTTATGAAAGTGAAAAAGAGGTTATTTGTGAGATAGAGGATTCAGGGGAAGGTATTCGAGAAGATCAAATGAAAGAAATATTTAAATTAAAGAGCTCCACAAAAGATAAAGATACGAGGGGCTATGGTTTACATATTGTACAGGATAATTTAAAAGCACTAAACGGCACGATTGCAATCGAAAAAGGCGATTTAGGCGGTGCATTATTTATTGTTTCAATTCCAAAAGAGGGGTGA
- a CDS encoding YitT family protein: MAKKNITKAIGQKLFIIIGGLIAAYGLEAVLIPNNVSDGGVTGISIVISQLTPVSLGILIAVLNIPFIYLGYKQIGKSFAINSVIGIASLSAGTMLMHHVPTIITGDALLITVVGGIILGLGMGLALRNGGALDGLDMLAVLLSRKLPFGTSDLILFLNFFVFIIVSTVFGFTGALLSAIAYFIASKVIHIVEEGLSGSKTFKIITSEPINMVETIRDRLGRSATFATVQGAYSNQEFKEITCVINRMEESKMKTIIREIDPNAFVTVYEVVEVKGGNFQKRDVH, from the coding sequence ATGGCAAAGAAAAATATTACAAAAGCAATCGGACAAAAGCTATTCATTATTATCGGAGGGTTAATAGCCGCTTACGGTTTAGAGGCAGTCTTAATCCCAAATAATGTATCTGATGGAGGAGTTACAGGAATTAGTATCGTAATATCACAACTAACCCCCGTATCACTAGGGATACTAATTGCTGTACTTAACATTCCATTTATTTACCTAGGCTATAAGCAAATAGGTAAAAGCTTTGCAATTAATTCTGTCATCGGGATTGCTTCATTATCAGCGGGTACAATGTTAATGCATCACGTGCCTACAATCATCACTGGCGATGCATTACTTATTACAGTTGTCGGAGGTATTATTTTAGGCTTAGGAATGGGTCTTGCACTTCGTAATGGTGGTGCTTTAGATGGGCTTGATATGTTAGCCGTATTACTTTCTCGTAAGTTACCATTTGGAACAAGTGATTTAATTCTATTTTTAAACTTCTTCGTTTTCATAATCGTCTCTACAGTATTTGGATTTACAGGGGCGTTACTTTCAGCAATCGCCTATTTTATCGCTTCTAAAGTCATCCACATTGTTGAAGAAGGATTAAGTGGATCGAAAACTTTCAAAATCATTACAAGCGAGCCAATCAATATGGTCGAAACAATTCGTGACCGTTTAGGCCGTAGCGCAACTTTTGCAACCGTACAAGGTGCGTATTCAAACCAAGAATTCAAAGAAATTACATGTGTTATTAACCGTATGGAAGAAAGCAAAATGAAGACAATTATCCGTGAAATCGACCCAAATGCTTTCGTAACGGTTTACGAAGTTGTTGAAGTTAAAGGTGGTAACTTCCAAAAACGCGACGTACATTAA
- a CDS encoding MerR family transcriptional regulator, translated as MSREFRRAMPLLPISMVMQLTELTARQIRYYEEHELIVPARSEGNRRMFSLDDIDALLEIRELLEQGINMAGIKKVFAMRNNNYVRSTDTVLMSDAELRSILREEMQQAQASKKTSLRQGDLSRFFQYKNEQ; from the coding sequence ATGAGTCGGGAGTTTCGAAGAGCAATGCCGTTATTGCCAATAAGCATGGTTATGCAATTAACAGAATTAACGGCTAGACAAATTCGCTACTACGAAGAACACGAGCTAATCGTCCCTGCCAGATCAGAAGGGAACAGGAGGATGTTTTCCTTAGATGATATCGATGCATTACTAGAAATTAGAGAATTACTAGAACAAGGCATTAATATGGCGGGCATTAAAAAGGTGTTTGCGATGCGAAATAATAATTATGTTAGAAGTACTGACACGGTACTAATGTCAGATGCAGAATTACGGTCCATATTACGTGAGGAAATGCAGCAGGCGCAGGCGTCAAAAAAAACTTCGCTACGACAAGGTGACTTATCGCGTTTCTTTCAATATAAAAATGAGCAGTAA
- a CDS encoding response regulator transcription factor → MKKILVADDEEILRMLICDTLEDLGYEIDEADDGLDALNKINQQPYDLVILDYMMPNLTGLEVIERIPAQVKENTPILMLTAKAQESDRQIALEKGANFFVSKPFSPIELMSLVEGILDV, encoded by the coding sequence ATGAAGAAAATACTAGTAGCAGATGATGAAGAAATTTTAAGAATGCTTATTTGTGATACGTTAGAAGATTTAGGATATGAAATTGACGAAGCGGATGACGGATTAGATGCGCTCAATAAAATCAATCAACAACCTTATGATCTTGTCATCTTAGATTATATGATGCCTAACTTGACAGGACTTGAAGTCATTGAACGTATTCCAGCACAGGTAAAAGAAAACACCCCAATTTTAATGCTTACTGCGAAAGCGCAAGAGTCAGATCGTCAAATTGCATTAGAAAAAGGGGCAAACTTTTTCGTTTCCAAACCGTTTAGCCCGATTGAATTAATGAGTTTAGTGGAGGGAATATTAGATGTCTAA
- the glnA gene encoding type I glutamate--ammonia ligase, giving the protein MINPVVNGTRKLTKEDIKKIVVDKNVKFIRLQFTDILGTIKNVEIPVSQLEKALDNKMMFDGSSIEGFVRIEESDMYLRPDLDTFMIFPWTAEKGKVARLICDIARPDGTPFEGDPRSNLKRMLKEMEALGFTGFNLGPEPEFFLFKLDEKGEPTLELNDDGGYFDLAPTDLGENCRRDIVLELEEMGFEIEASHHEVAPGQHEIDFKYANAIEACDNIQTFKLVVKTIARKHGLHATFMPKPLFGVNGSGMHFNLSLFQGDKNAFWDEGADLQLSKTAKHFMAGVLKHVQGFTAVTNPTVNSYKRLVPGYEAPCYVAWSAQNRSPLIRIPASRGLSTRIELRSVDPSANPYLAMAVILAAGLDGVKNEIEPPAPVDRNIYVMNAEERAINGIDSLPGSLDAALATLAKDQIIIDALGDHIYANFKEAKEVEFDMFRTTVTQWERDQYMKMY; this is encoded by the coding sequence ATGATAAATCCAGTGGTAAATGGAACAAGAAAGTTAACAAAAGAGGATATCAAAAAAATCGTTGTGGACAAAAATGTTAAGTTTATTCGTCTTCAATTCACAGATATTTTAGGGACAATCAAAAACGTTGAAATTCCAGTAAGCCAATTAGAAAAAGCATTAGATAATAAAATGATGTTTGATGGTTCATCAATTGAGGGCTTCGTACGTATCGAAGAATCTGACATGTACTTACGCCCAGACTTAGATACTTTCATGATTTTCCCGTGGACAGCTGAAAAAGGTAAAGTAGCACGCTTGATTTGTGATATCGCTCGTCCAGATGGTACACCATTTGAAGGAGACCCTCGTTCGAACTTAAAACGTATGTTAAAAGAAATGGAGGCCCTAGGTTTCACAGGCTTCAACTTAGGACCAGAGCCAGAATTCTTCTTATTCAAATTAGATGAAAAAGGCGAACCAACATTAGAGTTAAATGATGATGGTGGATACTTCGATTTAGCGCCAACAGACTTAGGTGAAAACTGCCGTCGTGATATCGTATTAGAACTTGAAGAAATGGGCTTTGAAATCGAGGCATCTCACCACGAGGTAGCTCCTGGTCAGCACGAAATTGATTTCAAATATGCAAACGCGATAGAAGCATGTGATAACATCCAAACATTTAAATTAGTTGTAAAAACAATTGCACGTAAACACGGTCTACATGCGACATTTATGCCAAAACCACTATTCGGAGTAAACGGTTCAGGAATGCACTTCAACTTATCGTTATTCCAAGGTGACAAAAACGCATTCTGGGATGAAGGTGCGGATTTACAATTATCAAAAACAGCGAAACATTTTATGGCGGGCGTATTAAAGCACGTGCAAGGTTTCACTGCGGTAACAAACCCAACAGTAAATTCTTACAAGCGTTTAGTACCAGGATATGAAGCACCTTGCTACGTGGCATGGTCTGCGCAAAATCGTTCACCATTAATTCGTATTCCAGCTTCACGAGGATTATCAACTCGTATTGAATTACGTTCAGTTGACCCATCTGCAAACCCGTACTTAGCAATGGCTGTAATTTTAGCAGCGGGCTTAGATGGCGTGAAAAACGAAATCGAACCACCAGCACCAGTTGACCGCAATATTTACGTGATGAACGCAGAAGAACGTGCAATAAATGGGATTGATAGCTTACCAGGCTCTTTAGATGCAGCGTTAGCGACATTAGCAAAAGACCAAATAATCATTGATGCTTTAGGTGACCACATCTATGCAAACTTTAAGGAAGCGAAAGAAGTAGAATTCGATATGTTCCGCACAACGGTTACGCAGTGGGAACGCGACCAATATATGAAGATGTACTAA
- a CDS encoding diguanylate cyclase, protein MDTLKYQQLIYKQMLEKFKTWSEQEFITEREIYSFLHNLKGTAGTIGLDDFSQIANEKLYLLDETSNNKWIKTEWKAFLSTLIEGIHFYQTNADPMNEDTQLAIPNHTLNQELILVIDDDIIFISYIKRVLEKNGYTVVIAYNEKRGLELIYELKPAIVFLDIMLPDGNGFSILETLKKIKKDRMFVTIISANDCKANHVKAYELGALDFIPKPIDEKILISYVTNRLAFKKELEHSIIIDELTQVYNRKFLESQFEYLIQQYNRNQTPFSVVILDLDYFKKVNDTYGHLVGDEVLKGFAALVMELKREQDIFCRYGGEEFVMLLPQTSVQDAYSLIEIIRQAMVNKDFTANGVNFNVTFSAGLIEANACLLHPKKMLEKADQALYEAKQSGRDRSVIFDNIADVVTKKVNIKIIVIDDVFIIRNMVANYFKNWTINENYEIEVMEFSNGLNFLNSNWYEPNSKYIILLDGLMPKMDGIEVLKKIREKHTSNEVIVSMLTGRKGNEHVVEALKNGANDYIVKPFNITDVSNRIQNLINRMFM, encoded by the coding sequence ATGGATACTTTAAAATATCAGCAATTAATCTACAAACAAATGCTCGAAAAATTTAAAACTTGGTCTGAGCAAGAGTTTATTACCGAAAGAGAAATTTATAGTTTTCTTCACAATTTAAAAGGAACCGCAGGCACTATTGGGTTAGATGATTTCTCGCAAATTGCGAATGAAAAATTATATTTACTAGATGAAACAAGCAATAATAAATGGATTAAAACTGAATGGAAGGCTTTTCTTTCCACACTCATTGAAGGCATTCATTTTTATCAAACAAATGCAGACCCAATGAATGAAGATACACAGCTAGCCATTCCAAACCATACGTTAAATCAGGAATTAATTTTAGTCATTGATGACGATATTATTTTTATTTCGTATATAAAAAGAGTTTTAGAGAAAAATGGCTATACCGTTGTTATTGCTTATAATGAAAAGCGTGGGTTGGAGTTAATTTACGAACTAAAGCCCGCTATCGTATTTTTAGACATTATGCTACCAGATGGCAATGGGTTTTCTATTTTAGAAACGCTGAAAAAGATCAAAAAAGACCGAATGTTTGTAACAATTATTAGTGCAAATGACTGCAAGGCAAATCATGTGAAAGCATATGAATTAGGGGCTTTAGATTTCATTCCAAAGCCAATTGATGAAAAAATATTAATATCTTATGTTACGAACCGATTAGCATTTAAAAAAGAATTAGAGCACTCGATCATCATTGATGAATTAACACAAGTATATAATCGAAAATTTTTAGAATCACAATTTGAATATTTAATTCAACAATACAATCGCAATCAAACACCTTTTTCAGTTGTAATTTTAGATTTAGATTACTTTAAAAAAGTGAATGATACATACGGTCATTTAGTTGGCGATGAAGTTTTAAAAGGCTTCGCCGCATTGGTGATGGAATTAAAGCGAGAACAAGATATCTTCTGTCGCTATGGTGGCGAAGAGTTTGTAATGCTCTTGCCTCAAACTTCCGTACAAGATGCCTATTCTCTGATTGAAATAATTCGTCAAGCAATGGTGAATAAAGATTTCACGGCGAATGGAGTTAATTTCAATGTAACTTTTTCAGCAGGGTTAATTGAGGCCAATGCATGTCTTCTCCACCCTAAAAAAATGTTAGAAAAGGCCGATCAAGCACTGTATGAAGCGAAGCAATCTGGGAGAGATCGCTCGGTAATATTTGATAATATAGCCGACGTTGTAACAAAGAAAGTAAATATTAAAATTATTGTCATTGATGATGTATTCATTATCCGAAACATGGTTGCCAACTACTTTAAAAATTGGACGATTAACGAAAACTATGAAATTGAAGTAATGGAATTTAGTAATGGGCTTAATTTCCTGAATTCTAATTGGTATGAACCGAATTCAAAATACATTATATTACTTGATGGATTGATGCCGAAAATGGACGGCATTGAAGTGCTGAAGAAAATTAGAGAGAAGCACACGTCCAACGAAGTTATTGTTTCTATGTTAACAGGAAGAAAAGGCAATGAGCATGTCGTTGAAGCGTTAAAAAATGGAGCGAACGACTATATTGTGAAACCTTTTAACATTACAGATGTCTCAAATCGAATTCAAAATTTAATTAACCGAATGTTTATGTAA